A window of Deinococcota bacterium genomic DNA:
AGATGGGATGGAGCAGCTCGGCCTCGCCCGGGCCGTAGGGACCGAAGCTCGAGACCTTGGTGCCGGCGGCGTCCAGCTTGTGGATCATCTCCTGCTGAGCGCTGCCCACCCGGTAATCGAAGATGGCCGCGTAGAGGGAGCCACGCCCATCGGCGGCCAAGGCCACGGGCGCGGCCGAAAAGTTGTCCTTGGCCACGCCGATGTCAGCCACGGAGGTGTGCAGGTTGCCGCTGGTGTCGAAGACGCGCAGGACGCCCTGGCGCGCGCTCACGGTGACCAGCAGGCGGCTCGCCATGTCGGCCCCTTGCTCCTCCTTCAGGTCGGGCCGGCACAGGCTCGCCAACACCTCCCCCAAGCCCGGCCGGTTCTCGGCTTCCTTGGCGATCATCTGCATGACCAGGGCGTCCACGGCCTTGGGCACCTGGAGGTTCAGTTGCCGGGGCGGCGCCGGCGTCTGGAAGATCTGCTGGTGGACGATGGCCTCGTAGGAGCCCCTAAAGGCCGTCTGGCCGGTGAGCATCTCGTAGAAGACCAGGCCGAGGCTGTAGACGTCGCTGTCGAAGTTGGTCCTGAGCCCACGCGCCTGCTCGGGCGACATGTAGACGGGCGTGCCCACGCGCGCGCCGCTCATGGTGAGGCGCGAGGTCACCTTGCCCCCGGCGATGCCGAAGTCCATCAGCTTGACGCCGTTCGGATCGAGCCGCGGCTCGCCGCCCTCGTTCTCCCCGATCGCGCCCTTTAGGATCATGACGTTGGCAGGCTTGATGTCCCTGTGGATGATGCCCGCGCCGTGGATGTGCTGCAGCGCGATCACCACCCGCTTCATGATCTCGAGGCTGAGCGCCACCGTCAGCTCGTCGGCGTCGATGGAGGCCTCCAGGCTGCGCCCGTCGACGAACTCCATCACCATGAAGTGGCGGTCGCCGGCCTTGCCGTGCTCCAAGGTGCGCACGATGTTGTCGTGGTCCAAGCGCTGAGCGACCTCGGCCTCACGGTGAAAGCGGCGGATGAACTTGCTGTCGCTCA
This region includes:
- a CDS encoding protein kinase is translated as MILLLVLLTLVLAVLLLRLPVWLSRLGLGLGLVLALAAAALGGVERAAGVLISAALMATLLAPWSSRAWRDSRDSKVAPRRGRTPGAGEAPGEDYIPGYELLDKVGSGGMASVYRARRKKDGEVVALKIPMEQYLSDSKFIRRFHREAEVAQRLDHDNIVRTLEHGKAGDRHFMVMEFVDGRSLEASIDADELTVALSLEIMKRVVIALQHIHGAGIIHRDIKPANVMILKGAIGENEGGEPRLDPNGVKLMDFGIAGGKVTSRLTMSGARVGTPVYMSPEQARGLRTNFDSDVYSLGLVFYEMLTGQTAFRGSYEAIVHQQIFQTPAPPRQLNLQVPKAVDALVMQMIAKEAENRPGLGEVLASLCRPDLKEEQGADMASRLLVTVSARQGVLRVFDTSGNLHTSVADIGVAKDNFSAAPVALAADGRGSLYAAIFDYRVGSAQQEMIHKLDAAGTKVSSFGPYGPGEAELLHPISLAVGSGERIYVLDLGRHRVQAYSAGGGFIGGFGGKGSGRGLLNDPKVVVAGPDGSLYVLDYGNKQVQHFSEGGSYLSRWAFKLAGGQGGMRLLDGLTVDGRGNLYISDASARKIRRIDPDGKLGVSYSVNLLRGEAADSLLDLGVDDAGYLYAARRGGHLIRKYDPGGRLLATFETYAPTLQMLVEVRH